The window CATGTGCAGCGAAATCATGCAGATTATAATGCCCaagaaaagctgcagaaaagatgtcGACCGTAGTAAACCGatcaggcatagtttgtcacttgTCCTATAGAAAATGTAGGACAGTAAATTGATACTTTGGCTGTTGATTTGATCTTGAGGGTATACAACTTACCTGCACAGTAGGCTTGAAACTGAAAAGAAATATAGATACGACCATCGTTAGTAACATTGCCATCGAAGTTGAATACACCTGAAAGGATGAGGAAAAACACGATAAGTTGAAATTATTGTCAAAAGAAACATATTGCCGGCAAAAGAATATCCACCGTGTTAATTAATGTTTATAAACATTGTGTTTCTTTGGATTTTTCAGATTCCATGAGAGAGAACAAATTTACGAAGATGGTAACTGTTGACAGTAAAGTTCAAAGGACTCTAATATTCTCATTTCTAAGTAACTTTAATACAAAAAGCataaacatacatacatataaagtaAGTCAAATTTTAAATGCAACTTTGTCATGCAGTTGATGTTTTTAATTTGGGCTTGGTTTGCACTgtagaaataaccttctaaagttgACTAACAAGCTCTAACAAAGACATTAACATAAAAGACTGGCCCATACAGTCTACCCCTTACAAGAAATGCTTTCATGACTTGAACTTGACACCAAATCATAAAAAGGCTACTTTGCCATGGCAACCAAGGCTCACCTTCCTTCTCAAAGAAACATGTTCCATTTAAATTACTTCCTAAAGAGCAAGTCCATGTCCTATTATGATATGATAAATACAATACAGTGAAAATGAACAGCAACAATAATGAAAACCAATTTTATCCCtacaagtaaaaaagaaaataaaaataaaaatagaacacTGGCTCAGATATAACAATCCAGAATAACATGCCATGTCTCAGCAAATTTTATAGGCAATATATTCTACCATTTTATGGCTACTTTAAGCGTGTCATTGGTTTGAGCATTGTACATGCAGTACGGAAAATCACTTCCACATACACAGTCGTAGAAGAAAGTATACAGGACTTACCTTCACAATATTGTCTGCATATTTCATCAGCCATGAAACTAACAACCCAGAAGATCCTAGGTTTAATACAACCAGCCATGTTGTAACAGTGTATCCATTAAGAAGACGTTGCCACCATGGTCCATTCTCAAATCCAACTCTAAAATCATCCATCATAAGCCGTGTCATGTTAAAGATTGCACCAAACCTGACAGTAAAGTGTAGCGATGGTAACTGATAGTATCTAACAActcaatattttatgaatctcttgcttCTATTTGCTGAGAAAGACAAGTTAAcaaatgtacacacacacacacacgaaacAACAGATAAAGGTATATACGTATATAGTTGCACATTCTGCCAGTACAGGGTGTCGTTGTTCTTCTTCATCAAGTATTCTGTATAAACACCAGCTAGTGCAGAAAGACAGGCAGACAAGAGTCCAAACATGTAACCTTGTATAGGTGCTGAAAATAGTGAGTCACAAGATGCCTCTCCACAACCTTTCACCTGTGCATCATatttgaaaaaattatataggtggttaatatgattggtatgatcaTCATTAGTTGAAGTTTGATATAAATAGGAATGAGTGGATCCAAAATATTCAAATGGCTTCATGAAAAACAGTATTCAGCGAGGATAAACAAAATGACCTTTGCATATTAGTCATTGACATCTTCCTTTTTCCCATATTAGTCATTCTAATCATCACATTGTCTCTCAGTCACCAGTGGACATAATTAAAGAGGAAAATGATCAGATGTCCTTCTCATGCTTGGATAAAGGTCCACACCAAATTCTTACCCGACTAAAGCCTCAAACCCTAATCCCACTACACATCTTCCTGCAATACTAGTGTCCACTTCCTCAAGAAACTTATATGAAGATGGAGCTCAACAATAAGAATATTTGGAGCGAATTAACCACTGTGATGGCACTCTTAAAAGGATTTGTATGCACTAATCTATAGATCTTAGGcaccaatataaataaaaagcctTGTATAAAGCTCAATGGTGGGAAAAGATGCATGTAGCTGACTCCAAATAGTAAGAACATTATGACTTGTTGTCACATGAGGAACATTACGACTTGTTGTCACATGAGGACAAgaactaatttaaattttatttcttacAACACAACAAAAGGAAGGGAACACCAATAATCTCCACATCTTATTTTTCAGAAAAAGTATATCCAAAAATTTGCACATAGAACAAAAGCATGGATTAATATAAACTATTCAACATTAATAACCTTGTGTATACCAATGATTCATAGACTTTAGATTTATTTGCATCTAACAATTAGTATAAAATTTTGTATATTTATCACCCAAAGTACCCACATTCGCTTGTTTGCCCCTCTAATATTGATACTTGAGATTGTTTCAACCAAAAAATTCCATTTATGGAGAAATACCCTAATCATAACATATCAACATCAAGAAAAATAGTCAGCATTTGATGGGTACTAAATGTTTGACCATCTGTAAATTTTCCTGATGGTATGTCTGATGCCAAAAGACGTTTGAAACACATTGTTGTTACAACTTACAAAAGCCCCTAATTCTAAGTCTCTACTCAGAAAATGTTACCAGCAAGATTTTGTGCTCTAACCAATCCTGTCCCAACATGGAAGTAGTTTGGAATCAGCCAGTCACAGTATTAAACCCCTTCCAAGTTTTGCTTGTTGAGATCGGTCATGCAGCTCCTATTTCGTGAAAATAAATCAAGGGTTCATCCAATTTGGTATAACAAATTAGAGGCATGCCGAGGCACAATTCAACAATTTTATACAATTTCATGACAACTTATGAATCTCAGTTGTGAAACAACTAAAATTGAATTGGAAATGGTTGGAACTGAAACAGCCGATTCTGTTGAAACTATCCACAGCTTCCAACAGTACGATATGTCATATAAAccataaagaaaaaataaaagctcTTCTGAAGGACCAAAATTAGAATTGATTCTGATACTCTGGATACAACATCACCATCAATAAATAAGACTAGCCAGCAGGACATGATCGAAGTAAGGGATCCCAGATAGAGAAGAGGAGATAAAATAGGGCTCGAGAGAAAGCAGTTTCAAGCAGTTGGAGCTCTAACGACATGGGCTTCAGTGTTCAACCTTCCAATGAAATAAACTGGAACAGGAGCGCTTATATCTTATTAGAATGGACCAAACATTGGTGTACCAATATTGCTTTA of the Musa acuminata AAA Group cultivar baxijiao chromosome BXJ3-2, Cavendish_Baxijiao_AAA, whole genome shotgun sequence genome contains:
- the LOC135631414 gene encoding CMP-sialic acid transporter 1-like isoform X2, with the translated sequence MVVVLLTVGTTTSQVKGCGEASCDSLFSAPIQGYMFGLLSACLSALAGVYTEYLMKKNNDTLYWQNVQLYTFGAIFNMTRLMMDDFRVGFENGPWWQRLLNGYTVTTWLVVLNLGSSGLLVSWLMKYADNIVKVYSTSMAMLLTMVVSIFLFSFKPTVQLFLGIIICMISLHMYFAPAHKLVDLPATTKAASDTLKEIAVEPTGES
- the LOC135631414 gene encoding CMP-sialic acid transporter 1-like isoform X1 — its product is MKPFEYFGSTHSYLYQTSTNDDHTNHINHLYNFFKYDAQVKGCGEASCDSLFSAPIQGYMFGLLSACLSALAGVYTEYLMKKNNDTLYWQNVQLYTFGAIFNMTRLMMDDFRVGFENGPWWQRLLNGYTVTTWLVVLNLGSSGLLVSWLMKYADNIVKVYSTSMAMLLTMVVSIFLFSFKPTVQLFLGIIICMISLHMYFAPAHKLVDLPATTKAASDTLKEIAVEPTGES